One window of Colias croceus chromosome 6, ilColCroc2.1 genomic DNA carries:
- the LOC123692839 gene encoding innexin inx3, producing MAIFGMASAVAGFVKVRYLIDKAVIDNMVFRMHYRITSAIMFLCCILVTANNLIGDPISCINDGVIPNHVINTYCWITYTFTLPNTASKGISHPGLGNEYGEEKRIHSYYQWVPFMLFFQGVLFYLPHWIWKNWEEGKVRMISDGMRGTMATIDDSRTNRQSRLVQYLIDTIHMHNTYSFGYFFCEVLNFVNAVGNIFFLDTFLGGAFLTYGTDVVKFSNMNQEDRTDPMIEVFPRVTKCTFHKFGASGTIQKHDSLCVLALNILNEKIFIFLWFWLIILSVVSGLALVYSAAVILLPSTRETILKRRFRFGTPNGVEALVRKTQVGDFLLLHLLGQNMSLRVFGEVLDELARRLHFGSNPPSAPSTIEMAPIYPDIDKFSKETET from the exons ATGGCGATTTTTGGCATGGCGTCCGCGGTGGCGGGCTTCGTGAAAGTCCGCTACCTGATCGACAAAGCTGTTATCGATAACATGGTCTTCCGAATGCACTACAGGATCACGTCCGCCATAATGTTCCTGTGCTGCATACTTGTGACCGCAAACAATCTTATTG GTGACCCAATATCCTGCATCAACGACGGTGTCATACCGAACCACGTGATCAACACATATTGCTGGATCACGTACACATTCACTCTGCCGAACACAGCTTCTAAGGGCATCTCACATCCCGGTCTGGGCAACGAATATGGAGAAGAGAAAAGGATCCATTCGTACTACCAGTGGGTCCCGTTCATGCTCTTTTTCCAg GGAGTATTGTTCTACCTCCCTCATTGGATTTGGAAGAACTGGGAAGAAGGCAAAGTCCGCATGATCTCAGATGGTATGCGAGGCACCATGGCAACGATTGACGACAGTAGGACTAACCGTCAG agTCGACTAGTTCAATATCTGATAGACACCATTCACATGCACAACACCTACTCTTTTGGTTACTTCTTCtgcgaagttttaaatttcGTTAATGCT gttGGGAATATATTCTTCTTGGACACATTCCTCGGTGGCGCATTCTTGACGTATGGTACGGATGTCGTGAAGTTCTCAAATATGAATCAAGAAGATAGAACCGATCCTATG ATTGAAGTATTCCCAAGAGTCACCAAATGTACATTCCACAAATTCGGAGCTTCTGGAACAATCCAGAAACACGACTCGCTTTGCGTTCTTGCCCTCAACATTCTGAATGAGAAGATATTCATTTTCCTTTGGTTCTG GTTGATCATCCTCTCGGTTGTATCTGGTCTGGCGCTAGTTTACTCAGCTGCTGTCATACTTCTACCTAGTACACGCGAAACAATTCTGAAGAGACGCTTCCGATTTGGTACACCTAACGGTGTCGAAGCCCTAGTTAGAAAGACACAG GTTGGCGACTTCCTTCTCCTGCATCTACTGGGACAAAATATGTCGCTTCGTGTGTTTGGAGAAGTATTGGACGAATTAGCGAGGAGACTACACTTCGGTTCGAACCCACCGTCTGCTCCTTCCACCATCGAAATGGCCCCGATTTACCCCGATATTGATAAGTTCTCCAAGGAAACAGAGACGTAA